The following is a genomic window from Schistosoma mansoni, WGS project CABG00000000 data, supercontig 1109, strain Puerto Rico, whole genome shotgun sequence.
TGAATATCCTGGTTGTCGTATCTTCCTTGACTTCAGTGTTCAAGAATAAAACTTTAAGTTAACTCTGTCTTTCCAAGTGTATCACTGTTTTCGAAAGACTACTCAAGATCAttatgttaataaatacttaaaCTCAATTGTTTAATACTAAAGATTGATCACCAACAACAAAATATTAGTATTCTCGAAATAACCAAGTTTTAGTGTTCAAAAAATGACATTCCTTCTCAAAGTAATTGATGTTTCATATcgtaaataaatcatttaccGGCTAATCATATATCTCCGAACTAAGAAGTGATCATTTGTTGTGTTATTTTGTGTACTATATGAATTCATACTCAATAAGGTACTTTGAATTGAATGTATGACTTTAAAGGTTGGAACAATAACCGGTTATTCAGGATTTTCTATTTACAAATACCTGtttgaatgtatttcattttttatatagttgaaatcatcagtcaattgaagctagactaccatggaaaacctgaaagcactggatggccaactcgtcctattatgagactcctcagaagtgcgcatccatgatcccgccttgcgagtgagattcgaacccaggacctaccagtctcgcgccagagcacttaaccgatagaccactgagctggccggcatccagtgatgttaatgtctaacttcaaccaatccacgatgtttgagcaaccattcaccattgtcttcagtgaattgatatctctcaacagtcGTGGTGTaactctactggttactacttcttcctggaactccaggaaatactccATCGAGccagttttactgaaaattcttcATCTATCTAATACaaactatcaaaattattataTCATATGTGTAAGTATTATTATGTAGGAAAATAAGGCAAATGTATGGTGGAAAATTGAAATAGCATGGAGAAAATGAGTTAgcttatatttatgtatatactgTAACTacttacaaatatttataagtaGCATTGAATTTAATCGTTTATATCTTAGACTTTACCTATTAGAATATATGTCAAGTTAAACACTCTGTGTGTGTTCAAATTGGATTCTCCAAACATTCATTCTGTTGACGAACAATTTATTTTCcctaaataaaatgattatccatattgtaagcaaagatggatagtggctagcagtggaatccagtttgacgtgcgtttcgtcctatttgggactcatcagctggttgtacctgcatctcagagttgatattcactctgggactcgaacccagtaactttcacttcaaacgccatcgtgttatccacNNNNNNNNNNNNNNNNNNNNNNNNNNNNNNNNNNNNNNNNNNNNNNNNNNNNNNNNNNNNNNNNNNNNNNNNNNNNNNNNNNNNNNNNNNNNNNNNNNNNNNNNNNNNNNNNNNNNNNNNNNNNNNNNNNNNNNNNNNNNNNNNNNNNNNNNNNNNNNNNNNNNNNNNNNNNNNNNNNNNNNNNNNNNNNNNNNNNNNNNTTATATTTTTGTTGCTTATAACGATAAATAATCTACCATGGAAAATAAACATGTAGAATGTTCGAAGACGAAatagtttgttgtttttatggcgaacctggaagcactcgatggccatttcgtcctattgtgggactcctcagcagggccTGTCGaactcgcgcgcgaacgcttaacctctagactactaagcgggctggcatccaatggtgttaatgtcttacttcaactaaTCGACAAAATTAAGTgatacatccaccattgtcttcaatgagttactatctcacaacagactcgggTTTGAAtttcgagaggcgggatcggagatgcgcactgccgaggagtctcacaacaggacgaaacggccgttcagtgtttccaggttttccatggtggtctagcttcaattgactcatgatctcaaatattaaaatgataaagaaaattatttttcactTTACTGATAAATTGTTTAATTTTCCTAAGACTTGTTTACTAGTATTAGGGTATTGAATCAGATATGATAGTGTAAGGCTAGTGAAATGTtactgagccctagccaaatcatcagGCAGTTAGGTCACTATATATCGAACAGGTTATCCGTTCCCGTCAAGATCAAGGACAGCcgacgcgcatcagttaatcgtatGTCATGGACTGGTGCATGAGGTGATGGTCTCACTGTCTTTTCtatactcattcttactaatatatttccataaaaacgtcctttgtgttatacggtcttCAGAACAGCCATAATACTATGATAAGGCGAAGGGGTAATCCATGTTAGatgctgaccgcgaggtgtgacttcgaagttagctggttcATCATACCGTTCCCATCTActtcgagtaggcctccaatcattcgacagagaTTATCAACGTTGATGACCAACAGTAGtagtggctagctgtggaatccagttggacgcgcgtttcatttgggactcgtcagatggatgtatacATGCAtgtcagagttgacgttcatcctgagacttgaacccagtaccgttcgcttaaaaggccatcgtgttatccacttagctgtcgagtctcaaataagacgaaacgcttcttgtcctggattccactgctagccactatccatctttgtctaTAGATTCTCTCTGTAgtttacaaaatatattttaaaaatcttgtggtattcatttttgtatttgcGTTAATTCCCAGTGTTTAAGTAGATAAGCTTATATCTACTCAATATTTTAGATTGTTCTTCGTATATAATGAATGTGGAAATCTACTTATTCAATAAACTTTCGTTTACTGTATGTTAAGCATTTACGGTTCATCAATAAAAGTTGACAGTTAAAATCTTAGTAAGGTTTGTAGATAATAATTGATATAATGTGCGTACAATAAGCTCTATCTTTTTGTAAACTTCTACAAAACAACGAATGAAATCTTCTGAGTTACTCAAGTAGATCATGAGGATCTCCTATGCAGCATAAAACTCAATCATCATACTAAAGGATTGTACTTGACTGGTGGTTGAGTCTTTATACTGTTTATAAGCCTGTTTTATGAATCTATATGATTAAATGATAATGTTAACGATCTTATTAAGGTAATAAATGTATCCCACTTAATGTTCACCATATCCATCGTTTTAATTCGTATTAGTGAACAACAGAATAAAACAAGTTAAATACGAGAATTGTTATTGGATAAATATATTCCATACATCTACTGACACAAACAGATAATAACAGAAAAAGAGGTAGACAGGAGATGGCAAACGTGCCAACTCCTTTTATTAAAGCATGACTGAATATTTATAGTTAGATGGAATAAAGCAAGCTAAAGACATATGACGAAGAAAGTAAGTGATGAACATTTAAGTTACAGGTGaataaagatggataatggctagcagtggaatccaggacagggcgcgtttcatcctatttgggaatcgtcagctacgaagatacaagtaaacaataccatgtgaatttacAGGTGAATAGTTGACAAGATCAAATGTATGTGTGGATAATGTCTCAaaagtgttatatcgattgagtacGTACGtaccctgtttgatatatgagtGATAAGAATAcctattagagagcagcgatttTATCGATCGGATCCAATGATGCACAaaatcgtatgagcagtcttaagCGCTTAT
Proteins encoded in this region:
- a CDS encoding insulin-like growth factor binding protein-related → MKSSELLK